In Erigeron canadensis isolate Cc75 chromosome 1, C_canadensis_v1, whole genome shotgun sequence, a single window of DNA contains:
- the LOC122599484 gene encoding G-type lectin S-receptor-like serine/threonine-protein kinase At4g27290 isoform X1, with the protein MMLPFRITFFLILLGTCSSLDTISVNQNITDNGQTLVSNNGIYEMGFFSPGSTPNRHLSIWFRNTSPLRAVWVANRQSAVLDKSGVVRLDSQGSLSLYYGRETMWSSNSSRLGTNFSPIAQLLDTGNLVIRDMNNNTEPFIWQSFDHPGDTYIPGMKLGKNFLTGKETYLTSWWSIDDPSPGDCSLSYSMDTVNFTQLYIKKSSVVETRIGPYNGREFAGQPSLYKLDIVVDPNEMYYNFTSNSTIFSLRLVTGSDCKLYTHSQELTQDLTFPVDSCDNYATCGPFGSCSAANNPICGCLKGFEPQDTYNRTSGCRRSRALDCGSDEGFQKFLDMKLPDTQNAVYNKSMTLQECEVACKNNCSCTAYANPNITAGGFGCLRWFGDLIDIRVYPQNGQDLYVRLAASEFSDQHSSSHRKKRVVITVAVSISAGLTLMFLIFTLYIRSRRRKILDAYRKGGHEKTLDKAYKGNRSQKGSVEVPFFSLSDLCKATNDFSDDNKLGEGGFGPVYKGVLEEGQQIAVKRLSKSSRQGLDEFENEVLCIAKLQHRNLVKLLGYCIEGDETMLIYEYMPNNSLDSFIFADESRKLLLDWPQRFLIIHGIARGLLYLHQDSRLTVVHRDLKAGNILLDHQMRPKISDFGLARMFKEHENEANTKRVVGTLGYISPEYAVNGLFSVKSDIFSFGVLVLEIVSGQKTRGFVHEKHGDNLLGHAWRLFKEGKSLDLVDECLCKSYSVYEVLRSIHVALLCVQQQAKDRPSTSSVVAMLNGKGSLPSPKQPGFFIQGSEIGSSSSVPSLSSINGVTMSQVDGR; encoded by the exons ATGATGCTACCCTTTAGGATAACCTTCTTTCTAATATTGCTAGGAACCTGTAGTTCATTAGACACCATTTCAGTGAATCAAAACATCACTGATAATGGTCAGACACTTGTTTCGAATAACGGGATATATGAGATGGGTTTCTTTAGCCCAGGCAGTACGCCAAATCGACATCTAAGTATATGGTTTAGAAACACATCACCTCTTAGGGCTGTATGGGTTGCTAATCGtcaaagtgcagttcttgaTAAGTCGGGTGTTGTCAGATTAGACAGCCAAGGGAGCCTGTCTCTTTACTATGGACGTGAAACCATGTGGTCATCTAATTCTTCGAGACTTGGCACAAATTTCAGTCCCATAGCGCAACTCTTGGATACGGGCAATCTTGTAATTAGAGATATGAATAATAACACAGAACCTTTCATTTGGCAAAGTTTTGATCACCCTGGAGATACCTACATACCAGGAATGAAGCTAGGCAAGAATTTCTTGACAGGAAAAGAAACATATCTGACATCATGGTGGAGCATAGACGATCCTTCTCCAGGCGATTGTTCACTTTCGTATTCAATGGATACGGTTAACTTTACTCAGTTATATATTAAGAAAAGCTCTGTCGTTGAAACTAGGATTGGGCCATATAATGGCAGAGAGTTTGCTGGCCAGCCTAGTTTATACAAACTTGATATAGTTGTCGACCCGAATGAGATGTATTACAATTTTACTTCTAATAGCACCATTTTTTCATTAAGGTTGGTAACCGGCTCTGATTGCAAGTTATATACCCACAGCCAAGAATTGACCCAAGATCTTACCTTTCCTGTGGATTCTTGTGACAATTATGCAACATGTGGCCCATTTGGAAGCTGTAGTGCTGCCAATAATCCTATTTGTGGGTGCTTGAAAGGGTTTGAGCCACAAGACACATATAATAGGACTAGTGGATGTCGACGGAGTAGAGCCTTAGACTGTGGGTCAGATGAAggatttcaaaagtttttagACATGAAGTTGCCTGACACTCAGAATGCTGTCTATAATAAGAGCATGACCCTCCAAGAATGTGAGGTTGCTTGCAAGAATAATTGTTCTTGCACTGCCTATGCAAATCCAAACATCACTGCAGGTGGATTTGGATGCTTGCGATGGTTTGGTGATTTGATTGACATCCGAGTGTACCCACAAAACGGACAAGATCTATATGTTAGACTGGCAGCCTCTGAATTTTCAG ATCAGCATTCCAGCTCCCATAGAAAGAAACGAGTAGTTATTACAGTAGCTGTGTCAATATCAGCCGGATTGACTTTGATGTTCCTCATATTCACACTCTACATTAGGAGTAGACGGAGGAAAATATTAGATGCGTATAGGAAAG GTGGGCATGAAAAGACCCTTGATAAAGCTTACAAAGGTAACAGAAGCCAAAAGGGAAGTGTGGAGGTTCCGTTTTTCAGCTTATCTGATCTTTGTAAGGCTACCAATGACTTTTCGGATGACAACAAGCTAGGAGAAGGTGGGTTTGGTCCAGTTTACAAG GGGGTGCTAGAGGAAGGACAACAGATTGCTGTGAAACGGCTCTCAAAGTCATCTCGACAAGGACTAGACGAATTTGAGAATGAGGTTTTATGTATTGCTAAACTTCAGCATCGGAATCTTGTGAAGCTTTTGGGATATTGCATTGAAGGCGATGAGACGATGTTGATTTATGAATACATGCCTAACAATAGCCTGGACAGTTTTATATTTG CAGATGAATCAAGGAAGTTATTACTTGATTGGCCACAACGCTTCCTCATAATTCATGGGATTGCTCGAGGTCTTCTATATCTTCATCAAGATTCTCGGCTGACAGTAGTACATAGGGATTTAAAAGCAGGAAACATTTTACTCGATCACCAAATGCGTCCAAAGATATCAGACTTTGGTTTGGCCAGAATGTTCAAAGAACATGAGAATGAAGCAAATACAAAGAGAGTGGTGGGAACTTT GGGATACATATCCCCAGAATATGCAGTGAATGGTCTCTTCTCGGTAAAGTCAGATATATTTAGCTTTGGAGTTTTAGTCTTGGAGATTGTGAGCGGACAGAAAACTAGAGGCTTTGTTCATGAAAAGCATGGTGACAACCTTCTTGGACAT GCATGGAGActttttaaagaaggtaagtcTCTCGATCTAGTTGACGAATGCTTATGCAAGTCCTATTCTGTTTATGAAGTGTTGCGATCAATACACGTTGCCCTTTTGTGTGTGCAACAACAAGCAAAAGATAGACCTAGCACATCATCTGTGGTTGCCATGTTGAATGGTAAAGGGTCACTTCCTTCTCCCAAACAACCCGGTTTCTTTATACAAGGAAGTGAAATTGGCTCTAGCTCATCTGTTCCTTCACTATCATCCATAAATGGAGTCACAATGAGCCAAGTAGATGGTAGATAA
- the LOC122599484 gene encoding G-type lectin S-receptor-like serine/threonine-protein kinase At4g27290 isoform X2: MMLPFRITFFLILLGTCSSLDTISVNQNITDNGQTLVSNNGIYEMGFFSPGSTPNRHLSIWFRNTSPLRAVWVANRQSAVLDKSGVVRLDSQGSLSLYYGRETMWSSNSSRLGTNFSPIAQLLDTGNLVIRDMNNNTEPFIWQSFDHPGDTYIPGMKLGKNFLTGKETYLTSWWSIDDPSPGDCSLSYSMDTVNFTQLYIKKSSVVETRIGPYNGREFAGQPSLYKLDIVVDPNEMYYNFTSNSTIFSLRLVTGSDCKLYTHSQELTQDLTFPVDSCDNYATCGPFGSCSAANNPICGCLKGFEPQDTYNRTSGCRRSRALDCGSDEGFQKFLDMKLPDTQNAVYNKSMTLQECEVACKNNCSCTAYANPNITAGGFGCLRWFGDLIDIRVYPQNGQDLYVRLAASEFSDQHSSSHRKKRVVITVAVSISAGLTLMFLIFTLYIRSRRRKILDAYRKGGHEKTLDKAYKGNRSQKGSVEVPFFSLSDLCKATNDFSDDNKLGEGGFGPVYKGVLEEGQQIAVKRLSKSSRQGLDEFENEVLCIAKLQHRNLVKLLGYCIEGDETMLIYEYMPNNSLDSFIFDESRKLLLDWPQRFLIIHGIARGLLYLHQDSRLTVVHRDLKAGNILLDHQMRPKISDFGLARMFKEHENEANTKRVVGTLGYISPEYAVNGLFSVKSDIFSFGVLVLEIVSGQKTRGFVHEKHGDNLLGHAWRLFKEGKSLDLVDECLCKSYSVYEVLRSIHVALLCVQQQAKDRPSTSSVVAMLNGKGSLPSPKQPGFFIQGSEIGSSSSVPSLSSINGVTMSQVDGR, from the exons ATGATGCTACCCTTTAGGATAACCTTCTTTCTAATATTGCTAGGAACCTGTAGTTCATTAGACACCATTTCAGTGAATCAAAACATCACTGATAATGGTCAGACACTTGTTTCGAATAACGGGATATATGAGATGGGTTTCTTTAGCCCAGGCAGTACGCCAAATCGACATCTAAGTATATGGTTTAGAAACACATCACCTCTTAGGGCTGTATGGGTTGCTAATCGtcaaagtgcagttcttgaTAAGTCGGGTGTTGTCAGATTAGACAGCCAAGGGAGCCTGTCTCTTTACTATGGACGTGAAACCATGTGGTCATCTAATTCTTCGAGACTTGGCACAAATTTCAGTCCCATAGCGCAACTCTTGGATACGGGCAATCTTGTAATTAGAGATATGAATAATAACACAGAACCTTTCATTTGGCAAAGTTTTGATCACCCTGGAGATACCTACATACCAGGAATGAAGCTAGGCAAGAATTTCTTGACAGGAAAAGAAACATATCTGACATCATGGTGGAGCATAGACGATCCTTCTCCAGGCGATTGTTCACTTTCGTATTCAATGGATACGGTTAACTTTACTCAGTTATATATTAAGAAAAGCTCTGTCGTTGAAACTAGGATTGGGCCATATAATGGCAGAGAGTTTGCTGGCCAGCCTAGTTTATACAAACTTGATATAGTTGTCGACCCGAATGAGATGTATTACAATTTTACTTCTAATAGCACCATTTTTTCATTAAGGTTGGTAACCGGCTCTGATTGCAAGTTATATACCCACAGCCAAGAATTGACCCAAGATCTTACCTTTCCTGTGGATTCTTGTGACAATTATGCAACATGTGGCCCATTTGGAAGCTGTAGTGCTGCCAATAATCCTATTTGTGGGTGCTTGAAAGGGTTTGAGCCACAAGACACATATAATAGGACTAGTGGATGTCGACGGAGTAGAGCCTTAGACTGTGGGTCAGATGAAggatttcaaaagtttttagACATGAAGTTGCCTGACACTCAGAATGCTGTCTATAATAAGAGCATGACCCTCCAAGAATGTGAGGTTGCTTGCAAGAATAATTGTTCTTGCACTGCCTATGCAAATCCAAACATCACTGCAGGTGGATTTGGATGCTTGCGATGGTTTGGTGATTTGATTGACATCCGAGTGTACCCACAAAACGGACAAGATCTATATGTTAGACTGGCAGCCTCTGAATTTTCAG ATCAGCATTCCAGCTCCCATAGAAAGAAACGAGTAGTTATTACAGTAGCTGTGTCAATATCAGCCGGATTGACTTTGATGTTCCTCATATTCACACTCTACATTAGGAGTAGACGGAGGAAAATATTAGATGCGTATAGGAAAG GTGGGCATGAAAAGACCCTTGATAAAGCTTACAAAGGTAACAGAAGCCAAAAGGGAAGTGTGGAGGTTCCGTTTTTCAGCTTATCTGATCTTTGTAAGGCTACCAATGACTTTTCGGATGACAACAAGCTAGGAGAAGGTGGGTTTGGTCCAGTTTACAAG GGGGTGCTAGAGGAAGGACAACAGATTGCTGTGAAACGGCTCTCAAAGTCATCTCGACAAGGACTAGACGAATTTGAGAATGAGGTTTTATGTATTGCTAAACTTCAGCATCGGAATCTTGTGAAGCTTTTGGGATATTGCATTGAAGGCGATGAGACGATGTTGATTTATGAATACATGCCTAACAATAGCCTGGACAGTTTTATATTTG ATGAATCAAGGAAGTTATTACTTGATTGGCCACAACGCTTCCTCATAATTCATGGGATTGCTCGAGGTCTTCTATATCTTCATCAAGATTCTCGGCTGACAGTAGTACATAGGGATTTAAAAGCAGGAAACATTTTACTCGATCACCAAATGCGTCCAAAGATATCAGACTTTGGTTTGGCCAGAATGTTCAAAGAACATGAGAATGAAGCAAATACAAAGAGAGTGGTGGGAACTTT GGGATACATATCCCCAGAATATGCAGTGAATGGTCTCTTCTCGGTAAAGTCAGATATATTTAGCTTTGGAGTTTTAGTCTTGGAGATTGTGAGCGGACAGAAAACTAGAGGCTTTGTTCATGAAAAGCATGGTGACAACCTTCTTGGACAT GCATGGAGActttttaaagaaggtaagtcTCTCGATCTAGTTGACGAATGCTTATGCAAGTCCTATTCTGTTTATGAAGTGTTGCGATCAATACACGTTGCCCTTTTGTGTGTGCAACAACAAGCAAAAGATAGACCTAGCACATCATCTGTGGTTGCCATGTTGAATGGTAAAGGGTCACTTCCTTCTCCCAAACAACCCGGTTTCTTTATACAAGGAAGTGAAATTGGCTCTAGCTCATCTGTTCCTTCACTATCATCCATAAATGGAGTCACAATGAGCCAAGTAGATGGTAGATAA
- the LOC122599477 gene encoding G-type lectin S-receptor-like serine/threonine-protein kinase At4g27290 — MILSSVIFFFLLLTTSSSSLDTITVHQNITDGETISSVNERYELGFFSPGSSKNRYLGIWFKNTTPLSVIWVANRETPLKNHLGTVKLDSLGHLSILDGAGAVVWSSNSSAPNTSVKPIAQLLSTGNLVIKDEVSLDEDDFIWQSFDYPCDTIVSGMKMGKNFITGREMYLTSWKNEVDPSPGEYIWRYLMVKDKYPQEYLWKNSVMLHRFGPYNGDEFSGQTKYNAIDKDIMVLNEEDMHIQFTHYSTQYAIMFKLTPGGKVNISHLIMHNHEWIQDQFLPNDKCDEYGLCGPYGICSSVTPPYCECMKGFEQISTTNKTSPGNGTMECRRSKPLNCGVREGFVMYSSLKLPDTQNAVYNRSMSLQECQVACTNNCSCTAYANPNITEAAVGCLLWFGDLIDVRVYQQTGQDLYVRMADSELLDAHSKFSRKKRVIITVTLSISAGFIGLILALYIWSRKMKKRSSDVERKGRPGKALDKDKKSNSMKENTELPLFTLSQISEATNKFDVKNKLGEGGFGPVYKGILEGQEVAVKLLSTSSRQGVDEFKNEVICIGKLQHRNLVKLLGYCNDDDGTILVYEYMPNKSLDTYIFDENLKSQLNWSHRFHIICGIARGLLYLHQDSQPTVVHRDLKAGNILLDLQMRPKISDFGLARMFDGQESEANTKRVVGTLGYISPEYAVNGVFSTKSDIFSFGVLVLEIVSGKKNRGFVDEDHNDNLLGHAWRLYNENKFLELVDTCLHKSYSVSEVVRSVHIGLLCVQHQAEDRPNAQFVVDMLDGEGSLPSPKKPGFFVQGSEIVSNSVLHSINGLTLSQIHGR, encoded by the exons ATGATACTCTCTTCCgttatcttcttctttcttttgctAACAACTTCTTCAAGCTCATTAGACACAATAACCGTGCATCAAAACATCACTGATGGGGAAACCATTTCGTCTGTGAATGAAAGGTATGAGCTGGGTTTCTTTAGCCCTGGCAGTTCAAAAAACCGATATCTTGGGATATGGTTTAAAAACACGACACCTCTTAGCGTTATATGGGTTGCTAACAGGGAGACTCCACTTAAGAATCACTTAGGCACGGTCAAATTGGACAGCCTAGGACACTTGTCTATTCTCGATGGTGCAGGCGCTGTCGTTTGGTCATCCAACTCCTCTGCACCCAACACCTCTGTTAAACCCATAGCACAACTCTTGAGTACTGGCAATTTGGTAATCAAGGATGAAGTTAGTCTCGATGAGGACGACTTCATTTGGCAAAGTTTTGATTACCCTTGTGATACAATCGTATCAGGAATGAAAATGGGCAAAAATTTCATAACAGGAAGAGAAATGTATTTGACATCTTGGAAAAATGAAGTTGATCCATCCCCAGGTGAGTATATATGGAGGTATTTAATGGTTAAAGATAAATACCCTCAAGAATACCTGtggaaaaattctgtgatgttacACAGGTTTGGCCCATATAATGGCGACGAGTTTTCTGGTCAGACAAAATATAATGCCATAGACAAAGATATTATGGTTCTAAATGAAGAAGATATGCATATTCAGTTCACACATTATAGTACTCAATACGCAATAATGTTCAAACTGACTCCTGGTGGTAAGGTTAATATTTCGCATCTAATTATGCACAATCATGAATGGATACAAGATCAATTTTTACCGAATGATAAGTGTGATGAATACGGGCTTTGTGGCCCATATGGAATCTGTAGTTCTGTAACTCCTCCTTACTGTGAATGTATGAAAGGGTTTGAACAAATAAGTACTACAAACAAAACAAGTCCCGGGAATGGGACTATGGAATGCCGACGAAGTAAACCCTTGAATTGTGGGGTTAGAGAGGGATTTGTCATGTATTCAAGCTTGAAGTTGCCGGACACTCAGAATGCTGTCTATAACAGGAGCATGAGTCTCCAAGAATGCCAGGTCGCTTGCACGAATAACTGCTCTTGTACCGCCTATGCAAATCCAAACATTACCGAAGCTGCAGTTGGATGCTTGCTATGGTTTGGCGATTTGATTGATGTTCGAGTGTATCAGCAAACAGGACAGGATCTTTATGTTAGAATGGCAGACTCTGAACTACTAG aTGCCCATTCCAAGTTCTCTAGGAAAAAACGTGTAATCATCACCGTTACCTTGTCAATATCAGCTGGTTTTATTGGCTTGATATTGGCACTGTATATTTGGAGTAGGAAAATGAAGAAGAGATCATCAGATGTGGAAAGAAAAG GTAGGCCAGGAAAAGCACTTGATAAAGATAAAAAGTCAAATAGCATGAAAGAAAATACAGAGTTGCCATTATTTACCTTATCACAAATATCTGAGGCCACCAATAAGTTCGATGTCAAAAACAAGCTTGGAGAAGGTGGGTTTGGTCCGGTTTACAAG GGCATACTTGAAGGACAAGAGGTCGCTGTGAAGCTACTCTCAACTTCTTCGAGACAAGGAGTTGACGAATTTAAGAATGAAGTTATATGCATTGGTAAACTTCAACATCGAAATCTTGTGAAGCTCTTGGGATATTGCAATGATGATGATGGGACCATTTTAGTCTATGAATATATGCCTAACAAAAGCCTGGATACTTATATATTTG ATGAAAACTTGAAGTCACAACTGAATTGGTCACACCGCTTCCATATAATTTGTGGGATCGCTCGAGGTCTTCTTTATCTTCATCAAGATTCCCAGCCTACAGTTGTACATAGGGATTTAAAAGCAGGAAACATTTTACTTGATCTTCAGATGCGTCCAAAGATATCTGACTTTGGTTTGGCCAGAATGTTTGATGGACAAGAAAGTGAAGCAAATACGAAGAGAGTGGTGGGAACTTT GGGATACATATCTCCAGAGTATGCGGTGAATGGTGTCTTCTCGACCAAATCAGATATTTTCAGCTTTGGAGTTTTGGTATTGGAGATTGTGAGCGGAAAGAAAAATAGAGGTTTTGTTGATGAAGATCATAACGATAACCTTCTTGGCCAT GCATGGAGACTTTACAATGAAAACAAGTTTCTTGAACTAGTTGACACATGTTTACACAAGTCTTATTCTGTTTCTGAAGTTGTGCGATCAGTGCACATTGGCTTATTGTGTGTACAACATCAAGCAGAAGATAGACCAAATGCACAATTCGTGGTTGATATGTTGGACGGCGAAGGTTCATTACCTTCTCCAAAAAAACCAGGTTTCTTTGTTCAAGGAAGTGAGATTGTATCCAACTCAGTTCTTCATTCAATTAATGGATTAACATTAAGTCAAATACATGGTCGATAA